One window from the genome of Deinococcus sp. NW-56 encodes:
- a CDS encoding peptidylprolyl isomerase translates to MRPLSLTARLAPTPVRRALPALLASLSLGLIACAPTTQRQASASQPTAPATPAPVAAPATPTFVPVQPLSATRVTTFTSAAQVTDPARTYRAVLNTSKGPITLELYAKQAPVAVNNFVFLALNGFYDGTRFHRVIEGFMAQGGDPQSTDPALRARWGTGGPGYSFRAEVGGGLRFDRAGVLGMARAASLDSQGSQFFITLAPADFLSGGYTVFGQVVSGLDTLQRLTRTATPNGEVPIPGAQPDLIQSVQILVSR, encoded by the coding sequence ATGCGTCCTCTTTCCCTGACGGCTCGGCTGGCCCCGACCCCTGTCCGGCGTGCTCTTCCCGCCTTGCTCGCTTCCCTGAGCCTGGGCTTGATCGCCTGTGCGCCCACGACCCAGCGTCAGGCCTCGGCTTCACAGCCCACGGCCCCGGCGACTCCCGCCCCGGTGGCGGCCCCGGCGACCCCGACCTTCGTTCCGGTTCAGCCGCTCAGCGCGACCCGAGTCACGACCTTCACCTCCGCCGCCCAAGTCACCGACCCGGCGCGGACCTACCGGGCGGTGTTGAACACCAGCAAGGGGCCGATCACGCTGGAGCTGTACGCGAAGCAGGCCCCGGTCGCGGTGAACAACTTCGTGTTCCTCGCGCTCAACGGCTTCTACGACGGCACCCGCTTCCACCGCGTCATCGAGGGCTTCATGGCCCAGGGCGGCGACCCGCAGAGCACGGACCCCGCCCTCCGCGCCCGCTGGGGCACGGGCGGCCCCGGCTACAGCTTCCGCGCCGAGGTCGGGGGCGGCCTGCGCTTCGACCGCGCGGGCGTGCTGGGCATGGCCCGCGCCGCCAGCCTGGACTCGCAGGGCAGCCAGTTTTTCATCACGCTGGCCCCGGCCGACTTCCTGAGCGGCGGGTACACGGTCTTCGGTCAGGTCGTCTCCGGGTTAGACACCTTGCAGCGCCTGACCCGCACGGCCACCCCTAACGGCGAGGTGCCTATCCCCGGCGCCCAGCCCGACCTGATCCAGAGCGTGCAGATTCTCGTCTCGCGCTGA
- a CDS encoding ABC transporter ATP-binding protein yields MLSRRRPASAPATPAPARPSRDPRQLRRVLAYARPYRALLISGLLATLISSGLNLIFPLLFGRLIDASFLRVGATDTGPLDRTVLALLGIFALSSLFGAAQSYLLAKVGAGVVADLRRSLFSHLLTLSPRFFADHRTGELTSRLTADVGTVQAVTSTALAQAAALAFNIVGSTTLLVITSPRLSLLTLAVIPLVIGTAILIGRRIRVVSREVQDRVAEANASAEEAISGVRVVQSFTAEDTERGRYGQGVLASFLAALRRARLQALMSGVMSFLTFASLAVVLWYGGRLVMGGDLSPGGLVTFLIYALQVGATVAAMSGLFSQFQEALGASGRIFELLDERSDLPEPARPLPLGRAEGRVSFEGVRFSYGDSAVLHDLSFDVPAGQVVALVGPSGAGKTTLVSLIPRFWDVTGGRLRVDGEDVRAYALADLRAQVGLVPQETLLFSGSIEENIRYGRPDAAPQEVEAAARAANAHGFITGLPQGYATVVGERGVRLSGGQRQRVAIARALLKDPRILILDEATSALDNESEALVQQALETLMRGRTTFVIAHRLSTVRGADRILVMEGGQVVQDGTHGELLAAGGLYRDLYELQFRKEQEERAELVPGVGG; encoded by the coding sequence ATGCTGTCCCGCCGCCGCCCGGCCTCCGCCCCCGCGACCCCCGCCCCGGCGCGTCCCTCCCGTGACCCCCGGCAACTGCGGCGGGTGCTGGCCTACGCGCGGCCCTACCGGGCGCTGCTGATCTCCGGGCTGCTCGCCACCCTGATTTCCAGCGGACTGAACCTGATCTTCCCGCTGCTGTTCGGGCGGCTGATCGACGCCTCCTTCCTGCGGGTGGGGGCGACCGACACCGGGCCGCTCGACCGCACGGTGCTCGCACTGCTGGGCATCTTTGCGCTGTCGTCCCTGTTTGGGGCGGCGCAGTCGTACCTGCTGGCGAAGGTGGGCGCCGGGGTGGTGGCCGACCTTCGCCGCAGCCTCTTCTCGCACCTGCTGACGCTCTCGCCGCGCTTTTTCGCCGACCACCGCACGGGCGAACTCACCAGCCGCCTCACGGCGGACGTGGGCACGGTGCAGGCCGTGACGAGTACGGCGCTCGCGCAGGCAGCGGCGCTGGCCTTCAATATCGTGGGGTCGACCACCCTGCTGGTGATCACCAGCCCTCGGCTGAGCCTGCTCACGCTGGCGGTGATTCCGCTGGTGATCGGCACGGCGATCCTGATCGGGCGGCGCATCCGGGTGGTCAGCCGCGAGGTGCAGGACCGGGTGGCCGAGGCCAACGCCAGCGCCGAGGAGGCGATCAGTGGGGTGCGGGTCGTGCAGAGCTTCACGGCGGAGGACACCGAGCGCGGGCGCTACGGGCAGGGCGTGCTCGCGTCCTTCCTCGCCGCGCTCCGCCGGGCGCGGCTACAGGCCCTGATGAGCGGCGTGATGAGCTTCCTGACCTTCGCCTCGCTCGCGGTGGTGCTGTGGTACGGCGGGCGGCTGGTGATGGGCGGGGACCTCAGCCCCGGCGGGCTGGTGACCTTCCTGATCTACGCCTTGCAGGTCGGCGCCACCGTCGCGGCGATGTCGGGCCTGTTCAGCCAGTTTCAGGAGGCGCTGGGGGCCTCGGGGCGCATCTTCGAGCTGCTCGACGAGCGCAGCGACCTCCCCGAACCCGCCCGCCCCCTCCCCCTGGGCCGCGCCGAGGGCCGCGTGAGCTTCGAGGGGGTGAGGTTCAGCTACGGCGACTCGGCGGTGCTGCATGACCTGAGCTTCGACGTGCCCGCCGGACAGGTCGTCGCGCTGGTGGGGCCGAGCGGGGCGGGCAAGACCACGCTGGTGAGCCTGATTCCGCGCTTCTGGGACGTGACGGGCGGCCGCCTGCGGGTGGACGGCGAGGACGTGCGGGCCTACGCGCTGGCCGACCTGCGGGCACAGGTGGGGCTGGTGCCGCAGGAGACGCTGCTCTTTTCCGGGTCCATCGAGGAGAACATCCGCTACGGCCGCCCCGACGCCGCCCCCCAGGAGGTCGAGGCCGCCGCCCGCGCGGCGAACGCCCACGGCTTTATCACCGGGCTGCCGCAGGGGTACGCCACCGTGGTGGGCGAGCGCGGCGTGCGCCTCAGCGGCGGGCAACGCCAGCGGGTCGCCATCGCCCGCGCCCTGCTGAAAGACCCGCGCATCCTGATTCTGGACGAAGCCACCTCCGCCCTCGACAACGAGTCCGAGGCGCTGGTGCAGCAGGCACTGGAGACGCTGATGCGGGGCCGCACCACCTTCGTGATCGCCCACCGCCTCTCGACCGTCCGGGGCGCCGACCGCATCCTGGTGATGGAGGGGGGCCAGGTCGTGCAGGACGGCACCCACGGCGAACTCCTCGCGGCGGGCGGGCTGTACCGCGACCTGTACGAACTCCAGTTTCGCAAGGAGCAGGAGGAACGGGCCGAACTGGTGCCCGGCGTGGGGGGCTGA
- a CDS encoding LrgB family protein, whose protein sequence is MTWLALTLLAFALGVAAQWRVRHPLVNPTLVATVIVSGVLLATATPYREYVAEVRPLSFLLGPAVVALAVPLYRLRALLAREWRALGLGGVAGTLAGMGADAALPRLLGLDPAARQALLTAPATSPVALQLAAFTGAPSALAATLAVLSGLVGALVLPPTLTRLGVRHPLARGIAIGSVAHGVGTARAREEGEQAGAASSIGMGLAALVVTLVVALLG, encoded by the coding sequence GTGACCTGGCTCGCCCTCACCCTGCTCGCCTTCGCCCTGGGGGTCGCCGCGCAGTGGCGGGTGCGGCATCCGCTCGTCAATCCGACGCTGGTGGCGACGGTGATCGTGTCCGGCGTGCTCCTCGCGACAGCGACCCCCTACCGGGAGTACGTGGCGGAGGTACGGCCCCTCTCCTTCCTGCTCGGCCCGGCGGTCGTGGCGCTGGCGGTGCCGCTCTACCGGCTGCGGGCGCTGCTGGCGCGGGAGTGGCGGGCGCTGGGCTTGGGCGGCGTGGCGGGCACGTTGGCGGGCATGGGGGCGGACGCCGCGCTGCCCCGGCTGCTGGGGCTGGACCCGGCGGCGCGGCAGGCCCTGCTGACGGCTCCGGCGACCAGCCCGGTGGCGCTGCAACTCGCCGCCTTCACGGGCGCTCCATCCGCGCTGGCGGCCACGCTCGCCGTGCTGTCGGGACTGGTGGGGGCGCTGGTGCTGCCGCCCACGCTGACGCGGCTGGGCGTGCGGCATCCGCTCGCGCGGGGCATCGCCATCGGCAGCGTCGCGCACGGGGTGGGCACCGCCCGCGCCCGCGAGGAGGGGGAGCAGGCGGGCGCAGCCAGCTCCATTGGGATGGGTCTGGCCGCGCTGGTGGTGACGTTGGTGGTGGCGCTGCTGGGCTGA
- a CDS encoding aldo/keto reductase gives MEQRDFGTTGFRVSVLGLGAGQVGAESLDDGEAGRLLHRALDLGVTLIDTARGYGLSEERIGRHLAGRRDEFVLSTKGGYGVEGSEDWTPGAIRHGIEQALRTMRTDRIDLFHLHSCPLDTLRRDDLLAELGRAREAGLIRVAAYSGENEALAWAAESGRFGSLETSVNVADQWSLHHVLPGAAARGLGVIAKRPIANAAWQFRERPVGQYAEVYWERLGALQLDPGGLDWPEFALRFSAFAPGVHSAIVGTARVENLERNAALVERGPLPADLLAQIEGAWVEHGGAWGGEV, from the coding sequence ATGGAACAGCGGGACTTCGGCACCACAGGCTTCCGGGTCAGCGTCCTGGGACTCGGCGCAGGGCAGGTCGGCGCGGAGAGCCTCGACGACGGGGAGGCGGGGCGGCTCCTGCACCGCGCCCTCGACCTCGGCGTGACCCTGATCGACACGGCGCGGGGCTACGGCCTGAGCGAGGAGCGCATCGGGCGGCACCTCGCCGGGCGGCGCGACGAGTTCGTCCTGAGCACCAAGGGCGGCTACGGGGTGGAGGGGTCAGAGGACTGGACGCCAGGGGCCATTCGCCACGGCATCGAGCAGGCACTGCGGACGATGCGGACCGACCGGATCGACCTCTTTCACCTGCACTCGTGCCCGCTGGACACCCTGCGGCGCGACGACCTGCTGGCCGAACTGGGCCGCGCACGGGAGGCCGGGCTGATCCGCGTCGCGGCCTACAGCGGCGAGAACGAGGCGCTGGCGTGGGCGGCGGAGTCCGGACGCTTCGGCAGCCTGGAGACGAGCGTGAACGTGGCCGACCAGTGGAGCCTGCACCACGTCCTGCCGGGCGCGGCGGCGCGGGGCCTGGGTGTGATCGCCAAACGGCCCATCGCCAACGCGGCGTGGCAGTTCCGAGAGCGCCCGGTCGGCCAGTACGCTGAGGTGTACTGGGAGCGGCTGGGGGCGCTGCAGCTCGATCCCGGCGGGCTGGACTGGCCGGAGTTCGCCCTGCGCTTCTCGGCCTTCGCGCCCGGCGTGCACAGCGCCATCGTGGGGACGGCGCGGGTGGAGAATCTGGAGCGCAACGCGGCTCTGGTCGAGCGTGGTCCCCTGCCCGCTGACCTGCTCGCGCAGATCGAGGGGGCGTGGGTGGAACACGGCGGGGCCTGGGGCGGGGAGGTCTGA
- a CDS encoding transcriptional regulator: MPKKERKRLQVVISEEQDALLTRTAYELSSPERLISKSEVVRLAIERIARELGEGEHLDEYRHLLGDENVADDKV, from the coding sequence ATGCCCAAAAAGGAACGCAAACGCCTCCAGGTCGTCATCAGCGAGGAGCAGGACGCCCTGCTCACGCGCACAGCCTACGAACTCTCCAGCCCCGAGCGCCTGATCAGCAAGAGCGAGGTCGTCCGGCTTGCCATCGAGCGCATCGCCCGCGAACTTGGCGAGGGCGAACATCTCGACGAGTACCGCCACCTGCTGGGCGACGAGAACGTGGCCGACGACAAGGTGTAG
- the murA gene encoding UDP-N-acetylglucosamine 1-carboxyvinyltransferase, with protein MDLTPLHLVGGRDLSGEIAIQHSKNAALPIIVASLLSREPVTLHGIPRLSDVDTILELAAHIGTQHAWTGPNSLTLHTPEILSTHAPYALVSRMRASFIVLGAILARSGEATVSMPGGCAWGPRPVDQHVKALRALGAHITEEGGDFAATRTGSLSGTFVFEMLTVGGTHNAVLASVLGDGVVRLENASIDTDVVDLVNFLNALGAQIEGAGTNTLTIRGVPALRGGEYTVIPDRIEAGTFMIAAAATRSRLTLTNVRPDHLRAVSAKLSEMGVDILESGDRLIVDARDRDLRPVNVTTQSYPGFPTDVQPQMSALLATVPGTSVVQDPVYPDRLTHVAELQRMGANITVSGYTQVIQGGPLHAAPVKAADLRAGAALFIAAMTTEGETVIDGVQYLNRGYERLAERLRGIGVQAWQPQPVLASAMD; from the coding sequence ATGGATCTGACGCCGCTGCACCTCGTAGGAGGCCGGGACCTGTCCGGCGAAATCGCCATTCAGCACAGCAAGAACGCGGCGCTGCCGATTATCGTGGCGAGCCTGCTGAGCCGTGAACCCGTCACCCTGCACGGCATTCCCCGGCTGTCGGATGTGGACACCATCCTGGAACTCGCGGCGCATATCGGCACCCAGCACGCCTGGACCGGCCCCAACAGCCTGACCCTGCACACCCCCGAGATTCTCAGCACCCACGCTCCCTACGCGCTGGTGTCCAGGATGCGGGCGAGCTTTATCGTGCTGGGCGCGATTCTGGCCCGCTCGGGCGAGGCCACGGTGTCCATGCCCGGCGGCTGCGCGTGGGGGCCGCGCCCGGTCGACCAGCATGTCAAGGCGCTGCGGGCGCTGGGCGCGCACATCACCGAGGAGGGCGGCGACTTCGCGGCGACCCGGACCGGGAGCTTGAGCGGTACCTTCGTCTTCGAGATGCTGACGGTGGGCGGCACCCACAACGCGGTCCTGGCCTCGGTCCTGGGCGACGGCGTGGTCCGGCTGGAAAACGCCAGCATCGACACCGACGTGGTGGACCTCGTGAACTTCCTGAACGCGCTCGGGGCACAGATCGAGGGCGCGGGCACGAACACGCTGACCATCCGGGGCGTGCCCGCCCTGCGCGGGGGCGAGTACACGGTGATTCCCGACCGCATCGAGGCAGGGACCTTCATGATCGCCGCTGCCGCGACCCGCAGCCGCCTCACGCTGACGAACGTGCGCCCCGACCACCTGCGGGCCGTAAGCGCCAAGCTGAGCGAGATGGGCGTGGACATTCTGGAATCCGGCGACCGCCTGATCGTGGACGCCCGCGACCGCGACCTGCGGCCCGTCAATGTCACCACCCAGAGTTACCCCGGCTTTCCCACCGACGTGCAGCCTCAGATGAGCGCCCTGCTCGCCACCGTGCCCGGCACCAGCGTGGTGCAGGACCCGGTGTACCCCGACCGTCTGACCCACGTGGCCGAACTGCAGCGCATGGGGGCCAACATCACCGTGAGCGGCTACACCCAGGTCATTCAGGGCGGCCCGCTGCACGCCGCGCCCGTCAAGGCGGCCGACCTCCGCGCTGGGGCCGCCCTCTTCATCGCCGCGATGACCACGGAGGGCGAGACGGTCATTGACGGGGTGCAGTACCTCAACCGGGGCTACGAACGCCTCGCCGAGCGGCTGCGGGGGATCGGCGTGCAGGCCTGGCAGCCCCAGCCGGTGCTGGCGAGCGCGATGGACTGA
- a CDS encoding Lrp/AsnC family transcriptional regulator encodes MSKLDLDATDRRILTILQRDARIPNTELADEIGLTPAPTLRRVRRLEEEGIISRYVALLDPKRVGRDLMVFVRVTLDKQTKQGFETFAERMRGRPEVLECYLCLGDTDYLLKVVVPDLDAYQTFLVDVLAAIPGVRNTASTIVVKGEKYTTGLAVE; translated from the coding sequence ATGTCAAAGCTGGACCTCGACGCCACCGACCGCCGGATTCTGACCATCCTCCAGCGCGACGCCCGCATTCCCAACACCGAACTCGCCGACGAGATCGGCCTGACTCCGGCCCCCACCCTGCGGCGGGTGCGGCGGCTGGAGGAGGAGGGCATCATCAGCCGTTACGTGGCCCTGCTGGACCCCAAGCGGGTGGGGCGCGACCTGATGGTCTTCGTGCGGGTCACGCTGGACAAGCAGACCAAGCAGGGCTTCGAAACCTTCGCCGAGCGGATGCGCGGGCGGCCCGAGGTGCTGGAGTGTTACCTCTGCCTGGGGGATACCGACTACCTGCTCAAGGTGGTCGTGCCGGACCTCGACGCCTACCAGACCTTTCTGGTGGACGTGCTCGCGGCCATTCCGGGCGTGCGGAACACGGCCAGCACCATCGTCGTGAAGGGGGAGAAGTACACGACGGGGCTGGCGGTGGAATAG
- the ald gene encoding alanine dehydrogenase, with protein sequence MKIGLPKEIKVKENRVALTPGGVATLVRRGHTVVVEQGAGVGSGIADSEYTEAGATLGTAADAWAAEMVVKVKEPIESEYGYLRDDLLLFTYLHLAADRPLTDALLSAGTTGVAYETVQLDDGSLPLLTPMSEVAGRLSVQAGAYHLQKPVGGRGVLLGGVPGVQPGHVTILGGGVVGTNAAKMAMGLGAKVTILDVSQRRLGYLDDVFFGRLTTMMSSEANLRALLPDTDLLIGGVLIPGAKAPHLITRDMLALMPEGSVIVDVAVDQGGCVETIHATTHDDPTYVVDGVIHYGVANMPGAVPRTSTFALTNQTMPYVLQLAEQGVSALSRNKALRLGLNTHGGKLTYQGVAEAFELAFEEPEAVLA encoded by the coding sequence ATGAAGATCGGACTCCCCAAGGAAATCAAGGTCAAGGAAAACCGCGTGGCGCTCACGCCGGGCGGCGTGGCGACGCTGGTGCGGCGCGGGCACACCGTGGTCGTGGAGCAGGGCGCGGGCGTGGGCAGCGGCATCGCGGACAGCGAGTACACGGAGGCGGGCGCCACCCTGGGCACCGCCGCCGACGCCTGGGCCGCCGAGATGGTCGTGAAGGTCAAGGAACCTATCGAGAGCGAGTACGGCTATCTGCGGGACGACCTGCTGCTGTTCACCTACCTGCACCTCGCCGCCGACCGCCCGCTGACCGACGCGCTGCTCTCAGCGGGCACGACGGGCGTGGCCTACGAGACGGTGCAGCTCGACGACGGCAGCCTGCCGCTGCTGACGCCGATGTCGGAGGTCGCCGGGCGCCTGAGCGTGCAGGCGGGCGCGTACCACCTCCAGAAGCCGGTGGGCGGGCGCGGCGTGCTGCTGGGCGGCGTGCCCGGCGTGCAGCCCGGCCACGTGACCATCCTCGGCGGCGGCGTGGTGGGCACCAACGCGGCCAAGATGGCGATGGGCCTGGGGGCCAAGGTCACCATCCTCGACGTGTCGCAGCGTCGGCTGGGCTACCTCGACGACGTGTTCTTCGGGCGCCTGACCACCATGATGAGCAGCGAGGCCAACCTCCGTGCCCTGCTGCCCGACACCGACCTCCTGATCGGCGGCGTGCTGATTCCCGGCGCCAAGGCCCCGCACCTCATCACCCGCGACATGCTGGCCCTGATGCCCGAAGGCAGCGTCATCGTGGACGTGGCGGTCGACCAGGGCGGCTGCGTGGAGACCATCCACGCGACCACCCACGACGACCCCACCTACGTGGTGGACGGCGTGATCCATTACGGGGTGGCAAACATGCCGGGCGCCGTGCCGCGCACCAGCACCTTCGCGCTGACCAACCAGACCATGCCCTACGTGCTGCAACTCGCCGAGCAGGGCGTGTCGGCCCTTTCCCGCAACAAGGCGCTGCGGTTGGGGCTGAACACCCACGGGGGCAAGCTGACCTACCAGGGCGTCGCGGAGGCCTTCGAACTCGCCTTCGAGGAGCCGGAGGCGGTGCTGGCGTAA
- a CDS encoding CidA/LrgA family protein, with the protein MISSTPVLSPPVRVVLGLGLLTAFAALGTALVTWLEWPLPGSVVGMALLWAALSLGVVRLSWLEAAADGLLGILGLLFVPATVGFIEFLSAGAAWGLWLLVMLAGLLLGAGTAGLVAGRLVRG; encoded by the coding sequence GTGATCTCCTCCACACCCGTCCTCTCGCCCCCGGTGCGCGTCGTGCTGGGGCTGGGGCTGCTGACGGCCTTCGCCGCGCTGGGCACCGCCCTCGTGACGTGGCTGGAGTGGCCGCTGCCGGGGTCGGTGGTCGGGATGGCGCTGCTGTGGGCGGCCCTGTCGCTGGGGGTGGTGCGGCTCTCGTGGCTGGAGGCCGCCGCCGACGGGCTTCTGGGCATCCTGGGGCTGCTGTTCGTGCCCGCCACGGTGGGCTTCATCGAGTTCCTGTCGGCGGGGGCGGCGTGGGGCCTGTGGCTGCTGGTGATGCTGGCGGGGCTGCTGCTGGGCGCGGGAACGGCGGGGCTGGTGGCGGGGCGGCTGGTGCGCGGATGA